Proteins encoded in a region of the Kryptolebias marmoratus isolate JLee-2015 linkage group LG14, ASM164957v2, whole genome shotgun sequence genome:
- the lrrtm4l1 gene encoding leucine rich repeat transmembrane neuronal 4 like 1 encodes MGPLICDGRMTHFLLPLLLLLRAPLLFSFGERTCPNNCRCEGKTVHCDSSGFLDVPENISVGCQGLSLRYNELHTLLPYQFAHLSQLLWIYLDHNQISAVDSRAFQGVRRLKELILSSNRITSLHNSTFHGIPNLRSLDLSYNKLEILQPGQFHGLRKLQNLHLRSNGLSNIPIRAFLECRSLEFLDLGYNRIKALTRTTFLGLQRLMELHLEHNQFSRINFFLFPRLANLRSLYLQWNRIRVVNQGLPWTWYTLQKLDLSGNEIQTLDPAVFHCLPNLQVLNLESNKLSNVSQEAASAWISLTSISLAGNMWDCGTGICPLVAWLRNFRGTKDTTMICSSPKHLQGEKIMEATRNHGICEENDYFLTETPSPMSELISEATAEPTYAPTSGSPTSSPPSTFGPLPPFRLRPIPHPTFPGHMSKDPRNTVVRARPTHVSPPVIEHMTLHKVVVGSVALFFTMSLILTIIYVLWRRYPGATRLLQQQSMVGRRRRKKSPEPEQNLSSQLQEYYMSYNPAATPEALEVLGNGTGSCTCTISGSRECENEYTCPRPLPGAWLGDVPTIH; translated from the coding sequence GCCCATTGATCTGTGATGGACGAATGACGCACTTCCTTTTACCTTTGCTCCTCCTTTTGCGAGCACCCCTCTTGTTCAGCTTTGGTGAGCGCACCTGCCCCAACAACTGCCGCTGTGAGGGAAAAACTGTCCATTGTGACTCATCTGGATTTCTAGATGTCCCCGAAAACATCTCAGTAGGCTGCCAGGGCCTCTCCTTGCGCTACAATGAACTGCATACCCTGCTACCTTATCAGTTTGCTCACCTCAGCCAGCTTCTGTGGATATACTTGGACCATAATCAGATTTCAGCTGTTGACAGTCGGGCATTTCAGGGAGTCCGCAGGTTAAAAGAGCTAATACTTAGCTCCAACAGGATCACATCTCTGCATAATTCAACATTCCATGGCATTCCTAATCTCCGCAGTCTGGACTTGTCTTATAATAAACTGGAAATTCTACAGCCAGGTCAATTCCATGGCTTACGAAAATTACAAAACCTTCACCTACGCTCCAATGGACTTTCCAATATTCCAATTAGAGCATTTTTAGAGTGCAGAAGTTTGGAGTTTCTGGATTTAGGCTACAATCGAATCAAAGCTCTAACCCGTACCACCTTTTTGGGGTTACAAAGGCTGATGGAGTTGCATTTGGAGCACAACCAATTCTCAAGAatcaacttttttctgtttccacgCTTAGCCAATCTGAGATCTCTCTATCTGCAGTGGAATCGCATTAGAGTGGTTAACCAGGGCCTTCCGTGGACTTGGTACACACTCCAAAAACTGGATCTGTCTGGAAATGAAATCCAAACACTAGACCCGGCCGTGTTTCACTGTTTGCCCAACCTTCAAGTTTTAAACCTGGAATCCAACAAATTGTCCAATGTGTCCCAGGAGGCTGCATCAGCATGGATCTCCCTCACCTCCATAAGCCTTGCTGGCAACATGTGGGATTGTGGAACAGGAATTTGCCCACTTGTAGCTTGGTTGAGAAATTTCAGGGGGACAAAGGACACCACTATGATCTGCAGCAGCCCAAAGCATCTCCAGGGAGAAAAAATTATGGAAGCCACTCGGAACCATGGAATTTGTGAagaaaatgattactttctgacagaaacaccATCTCCAATGTCAGAGCTAATTTCTGAAGCCACTGCTGAACCAACATATGCTCCTACTAGTGGTTCTCCAACCTCTTCACCACCTAGTACCTTTGGCCCTCTCCCGCCATTCAGACTTCGACCTATTCCACACCCTACCTTTCCAGGGCATATGAGCAAGGACCCTAGAAACACGGTGGTACGCGCTCGACCCACTCACGTATCGCCCCCAGTGATAGAGCACATGACTCTGCACAAAGTAGTGGTGGGCAGCGTGGCACTTTTCTTCACCATGTCACTAATCTTGACAATTATTTATGTGCTGTGGCGGCGTTACCCAGGCGCAACCAGGTTGCTGCAGCAGCAATCGATGGTGGGACGGAGGCGTCGCAAAAAGAGCCCAGAGCCAGAGCAAAACCTCAGCTCCCAACTTCAAGAGTATTACATGAGCTACAACCCTGCTGCCACACCAGAGGCACTGGAGGTGCTAGGCAATGGCACCGGCTCCTGCACTTGCACAATTTCAGGCTCCAGGGAGTGTGAG